One genomic segment of Amycolatopsis sp. WQ 127309 includes these proteins:
- a CDS encoding acyltransferase gives MQTSQGVARGGRDRFLDVVRAGAILAVIAQHWVMPVLSYSGGQLATGNALATPGWWAITWFSQVMPLVFFAGGAANLISLRRADSPRQWLAARIRRLMVPVLPLLAVWLVVPDFLRGLGIPPQPLQVASAIAAQLLWFLAVYVLVVLLTPVMVAAHRRWGLKVPLVMAVAGVLVDVARFNDLGYLGYANAIFVWVAVHQLGFHYVEGRLGSLTRRGALTLSAAGFGVTALMVAFGPYPASMIGMPGAPVSNMSPPTVLLAFLAVGQIGLLLAFRPQLNALAERPGVGSALSWLGARFMTVYLWHMPALIVVAGVTVYGLGYETPAPGTVLWLVMAPAWFAVCGLVLLGLLRLFAHFETQRDTVAVTAKLPQLIVAGLMVSGGLLGLAAHGFAPLSDGIVHGPVPWVLLATAGFLLAGKHIPATELGTRLLGRAVAVSEQATIRR, from the coding sequence ATGCAGACAAGCCAGGGGGTCGCACGAGGCGGCCGGGACAGGTTTCTCGACGTCGTCCGGGCGGGGGCCATCCTCGCCGTCATCGCCCAGCACTGGGTCATGCCGGTGCTCTCCTACTCCGGCGGGCAGCTCGCCACCGGAAACGCGCTGGCGACGCCGGGCTGGTGGGCAATTACTTGGTTTTCGCAGGTGATGCCGCTGGTCTTCTTCGCCGGGGGCGCCGCCAACCTCATCTCGCTGCGCCGCGCGGATTCCCCGCGCCAGTGGCTCGCCGCGCGGATCCGGCGCCTGATGGTGCCGGTGCTGCCGCTGCTGGCCGTCTGGCTGGTCGTGCCGGACTTCCTGCGCGGCCTGGGCATCCCGCCGCAACCGTTGCAGGTCGCCAGCGCGATCGCCGCGCAGCTGCTGTGGTTCCTCGCGGTGTACGTCCTGGTCGTGCTGCTCACGCCGGTGATGGTCGCCGCGCACCGCCGCTGGGGCCTCAAGGTGCCGCTGGTGATGGCGGTGGCGGGCGTGCTCGTCGACGTCGCGCGCTTCAACGACCTCGGCTACCTCGGTTACGCCAACGCGATCTTCGTCTGGGTCGCGGTGCACCAGCTCGGCTTCCACTACGTCGAAGGCCGGCTCGGTTCGCTGACCCGCCGCGGCGCGCTGACGCTGTCCGCGGCCGGCTTCGGCGTCACCGCGCTGATGGTCGCGTTCGGCCCGTACCCGGCCAGCATGATCGGCATGCCGGGTGCGCCGGTGTCGAACATGAGCCCGCCGACCGTGCTGCTCGCGTTCCTCGCCGTCGGCCAGATCGGCCTGTTGCTCGCCTTCCGCCCGCAGCTCAACGCGCTCGCCGAGCGACCGGGCGTCGGCTCCGCGCTCAGCTGGCTCGGCGCGCGGTTCATGACCGTCTACCTGTGGCACATGCCGGCGCTGATCGTGGTGGCGGGCGTGACGGTGTACGGCCTCGGTTACGAGACTCCCGCGCCGGGCACGGTGCTCTGGCTGGTCATGGCGCCCGCGTGGTTCGCGGTGTGCGGCCTGGTGCTGCTGGGCCTGCTGCGGCTGTTCGCCCACTTCGAGACCCAGCGCGACACGGTCGCGGTGACGGCGAAGCTGCCGCAGCTGATCGTGGCCGGGCTGATGGTGTCGGGTGGCCTGCTAGGCCTCGCCGCCCACGGTTTCGCACCGCTGTCGGACGGCATCGTGCACGGCCCGGTGCCGTGGGTGCTGCTCGCGACGGCCGGCTTTCTCTTGGCGGGCAAGCACATCCCGGCGACGGAACTGGGCACCCGCCTGCTGGGCCGCGCGGTGGCCGTCAGCGAACAGGCGACCATCAGGCGCTGA
- a CDS encoding response regulator transcription factor produces MRVVIAEDAVLLRAGVTRLLADEGIETVAAVDNGDELLGAVLEHRPDLAIVDVRMPPTFTDEGLRAALAARKEVPGLPVLVLSQYVEESYAVELLSGGAGGVGYLLKERVADVADFLDAVRRVANGGTAIDPDVIAQLMARGRRNPLDALTARESEVLGLMAQGLSNTAIANSLVVSHGAVEKHIGNIFSKLGLEASAEEHRRVRAVLTYLGR; encoded by the coding sequence ATGCGGGTAGTGATCGCCGAGGACGCCGTGCTGCTGCGGGCCGGGGTCACCCGCCTGCTCGCCGACGAGGGCATCGAAACGGTGGCGGCCGTCGACAACGGCGACGAGCTGCTGGGCGCGGTCCTGGAACACCGTCCTGACCTGGCGATAGTCGACGTCCGGATGCCCCCGACGTTCACCGACGAAGGCCTGCGCGCCGCCCTCGCGGCCCGCAAGGAGGTGCCGGGCCTCCCGGTACTGGTGCTCTCGCAGTACGTCGAGGAGTCGTACGCGGTCGAGCTGCTCTCGGGTGGCGCCGGCGGCGTCGGCTACCTGCTGAAGGAGCGCGTGGCGGACGTCGCGGACTTCCTGGACGCGGTCCGCCGGGTGGCGAACGGCGGCACGGCGATCGACCCGGACGTCATCGCCCAGCTGATGGCCCGCGGCCGCCGCAACCCGCTGGACGCCCTGACCGCACGCGAGTCCGAGGTGCTCGGCCTGATGGCCCAGGGCCTGTCGAACACGGCGATCGCGAACTCGCTCGTGGTGTCGCACGGCGCGGTGGAGAAGCACATCGGCAACATCTTCTCGAAACTCGGCTTGGAGGCGAGCGCGGAGGAGCACCGTCGCGTTCGTGCTGTCCTCACCTATCTCGGCCGTTGA
- a CDS encoding sensor histidine kinase, which translates to MTPEQRQLEHPRPHPARTIGYMLLSFVFRLLQFVLIVTGISVGVGTAVVWVGFPILLATTSFIRWSADRERGWAGRMLRVPLPPVERRAYDGEPVLRRWLIRLSDPTTWRDLAYLMAAFPLACVEFAIAIASIVLLPMAIWVTPWLGWLHGELAIALLGPNRTKRLEQKAERLQASRARGVDAAEAERRRIERDLHDGAQQRLVAVAMSLGRAKSKFDHDPEGVRELIDEAHADAKLAVSELRDLARGIYPAVLGDRGLDAALSAQAAKSPIPVDVTVNVEPRPPAAVETTAYFIVGETLTNIAKHSGAKEAEVKVWRDDAHVVVEITDNGHGGAEMRPGGGLAGLADRAATIDGVITVVSPVGGPTVIRADLPCEW; encoded by the coding sequence ATGACGCCGGAGCAACGCCAGCTCGAGCACCCGCGGCCGCACCCGGCTCGCACGATCGGGTACATGCTCCTGAGCTTCGTCTTCCGGCTCCTGCAGTTCGTGCTGATCGTCACGGGGATCTCGGTGGGGGTCGGCACGGCGGTGGTGTGGGTCGGGTTCCCGATCCTGCTGGCGACGACGAGCTTCATCCGCTGGTCGGCGGATCGGGAGCGCGGCTGGGCCGGGCGGATGCTGCGGGTGCCGTTGCCGCCGGTGGAGCGGCGGGCCTACGACGGCGAGCCGGTGCTGCGGCGGTGGCTGATCCGGCTGAGCGACCCGACGACGTGGCGGGACCTGGCGTACCTGATGGCGGCGTTCCCGCTGGCGTGCGTGGAGTTCGCGATCGCGATCGCGTCGATCGTGCTGCTGCCGATGGCGATCTGGGTGACGCCGTGGCTGGGCTGGCTGCACGGGGAGCTGGCGATCGCGTTGCTGGGCCCGAACCGCACGAAGCGGCTGGAGCAGAAGGCCGAGCGGCTGCAGGCGTCGCGGGCCCGGGGGGTCGACGCCGCCGAGGCGGAACGCCGGCGCATCGAGCGTGACCTGCACGACGGCGCGCAGCAGCGGCTGGTGGCCGTCGCGATGAGCCTGGGCCGCGCGAAGTCGAAGTTCGACCACGATCCCGAGGGCGTGCGGGAGCTGATCGACGAGGCGCACGCGGACGCGAAGCTCGCGGTGTCGGAGCTGCGGGACCTGGCCCGCGGGATCTACCCGGCGGTGCTGGGCGACCGCGGCCTGGACGCGGCGCTGTCGGCGCAGGCGGCGAAGTCGCCGATCCCGGTGGACGTCACGGTGAACGTGGAGCCGCGGCCGCCGGCGGCGGTGGAGACGACGGCGTACTTCATCGTCGGCGAGACGCTGACGAACATCGCGAAGCACTCCGGCGCGAAGGAGGCCGAGGTGAAGGTGTGGCGCGACGACGCGCACGTCGTCGTCGAGATCACCGACAACGGCCACGGCGGCGCCGAGATGCGGCCCGGCGGCGGGCTGGCCGGTCTGGCCGACCGCGCCGCGACGATCGACGGCGTGATCACCGTCGTCAGCCCGGTCGGCGGACCGACCGTGATCCGGGCTGACCTCCCCTGTGAATGGTGA
- a CDS encoding sensor domain-containing protein → MASERRDPPFGGSVVFLLMNLPLGVAAFTVLTSLTAAGLGTVVVWVGVPLLALLVLGVRGAARMERARVYALLDRHVDLPYLPLPAGKQSLRWKARLKDLSTWRDLLYFFVLFPLGLIEFTLVTAFWSTSLALAGLPVYFRWLPGGAYYFPSDDLRWLTVDSTVEALPWAALGVLFIALSVALTKALAGTHARLANALLGPTVAQRRRMERWWEEAEEKHLVAG, encoded by the coding sequence ATGGCTAGCGAGAGGCGGGATCCGCCGTTCGGCGGTTCGGTGGTTTTCCTGCTGATGAACCTGCCGTTGGGGGTGGCGGCGTTCACGGTCTTGACGTCGTTGACGGCGGCCGGGCTGGGGACGGTCGTGGTGTGGGTGGGGGTGCCGCTGCTGGCGTTGCTGGTGCTGGGGGTGCGGGGCGCGGCGCGGATGGAGCGGGCGCGGGTCTACGCGTTGCTGGACCGGCACGTCGATCTGCCGTACCTGCCGTTGCCGGCGGGGAAGCAGAGCCTGCGCTGGAAGGCGCGGCTGAAGGATCTGTCGACGTGGCGGGACCTGCTGTACTTCTTCGTGTTGTTCCCACTCGGGCTGATCGAGTTCACGCTGGTGACGGCGTTCTGGTCGACGAGCCTGGCGCTGGCGGGGCTGCCGGTCTACTTCCGGTGGCTGCCGGGTGGCGCGTACTACTTCCCGTCGGACGACCTGCGGTGGCTGACCGTGGACTCGACGGTGGAGGCGCTACCGTGGGCGGCGCTGGGGGTGCTGTTCATCGCGTTGTCCGTGGCGCTGACGAAGGCGCTGGCGGGGACGCACGCCCGGCTCGCGAACGCGCTGCTCGGCCCGACCGTGGCCCAGCGCCGTCGGATGGAGCGCTGGTGGGAAGAAGCCGAAGAGAAGCACCTGGTGGCGGGATGA
- the tmk gene encoding dTMP kinase, protein MMNLRPSSDHQRGLFVSVDGPGGAGKTTIVRHLAQLLLAEGYQVHVTAEPSSGSIGKLASELTPTVTGHALACLYAADRYHHVETEIRPLLKTGHLVISDRYVASGLVVQRFDGVDPVFLWQLNEEAERPDLAVILEADPEVIAERLEARGPHNRFQHTPGSSHTEAVFYRQATETLEEAGFAVVTVDCSSRPPEQSAAIIAGELMALLTPSEPVS, encoded by the coding sequence ATGATGAACCTCCGGCCCTCTTCTGACCATCAACGCGGCTTGTTCGTTAGTGTCGACGGACCAGGCGGCGCGGGCAAGACCACGATCGTTCGGCATCTGGCTCAGCTGCTGCTTGCCGAGGGCTACCAGGTTCACGTGACTGCCGAGCCGTCGAGTGGATCTATCGGGAAGCTGGCGTCCGAGTTGACGCCGACCGTCACCGGTCACGCGCTCGCCTGCTTGTACGCGGCCGACCGCTACCACCACGTTGAAACGGAGATCAGGCCGCTCCTGAAGACAGGCCACCTCGTCATCTCGGACCGCTATGTGGCCTCCGGTTTGGTCGTCCAGCGCTTCGACGGTGTTGACCCCGTGTTCTTGTGGCAGCTCAACGAGGAAGCCGAACGGCCGGACCTCGCCGTAATCCTCGAAGCCGACCCGGAAGTGATCGCTGAGCGGCTGGAGGCACGCGGGCCGCACAACCGCTTCCAGCACACACCCGGCAGCAGCCACACCGAAGCCGTCTTCTACCGGCAGGCAACAGAAACGTTGGAAGAAGCTGGCTTCGCCGTGGTCACCGTGGACTGTTCCAGTCGTCCACCTGAGCAGTCCGCGGCGATCATCGCTGGAGAGCTGATGGCGTTGCTCACCCCCAGCGAACCGGTGAGCTGA
- a CDS encoding aldo/keto reductase: MTPAQLALAWLLHRSPMMLPIPGTSCSARLNENLAAHQINLTREAMAAIELAATKTVQPEVAKGR, from the coding sequence GTGACACCCGCCCAGCTCGCACTGGCGTGGCTGTTGCACCGGTCCCCGATGATGTTGCCGATCCCCGGAACCAGTTGCAGCGCACGTCTCAACGAGAACCTGGCGGCCCATCAGATCAACCTCACCCGCGAAGCTATGGCCGCTATCGAACTAGCGGCCACCAAGACCGTGCAGCCAGAAGTCGCGAAGGGGCGATGA
- a CDS encoding exonuclease domain-containing protein, producing MTHWTSLNYVVVDVEGNGQQPPDLVELAAVPIVDGVIGEPKSWLVKPDLPITHFAKRIHGITNEQVADSPVFAYIEADVLKALDASALIAHNAHVDVGVLQRKLGDWECPEVFDTLKLARRLLPGRKTYKLGSLVEEFELDHGLDGEDRPHRATYDAIVTARLFVHLAGRRSLEELRDQPTGGDRDDEPALF from the coding sequence ATGACTCACTGGACTTCTCTGAACTACGTCGTCGTGGACGTCGAGGGCAACGGCCAACAGCCGCCCGACCTCGTGGAACTGGCCGCGGTGCCGATCGTGGACGGGGTCATCGGAGAGCCGAAGAGCTGGCTGGTCAAGCCGGACCTGCCGATCACACATTTCGCCAAGAGGATTCACGGAATCACCAACGAGCAGGTGGCCGACTCCCCAGTGTTCGCCTACATCGAAGCGGACGTACTGAAGGCGTTGGACGCCTCGGCACTCATCGCGCACAACGCACACGTCGATGTCGGCGTTCTTCAGCGCAAGCTCGGTGACTGGGAGTGCCCCGAGGTGTTCGACACGCTCAAGCTCGCCCGGCGCCTGCTGCCCGGAAGGAAGACGTACAAGCTCGGATCGCTCGTCGAGGAGTTCGAGCTTGATCACGGCCTCGACGGTGAAGACCGGCCGCACCGCGCTACGTACGACGCCATCGTGACAGCACGGCTGTTCGTTCATCTCGCAGGCCGGCGGAGCCTCGAAGAACTCAGGGATCAGCCGACAGGGGGTGATCGTGATGACGAACCAGCTCTTTTCTAG
- a CDS encoding radical SAM protein produces the protein MIPVPLLTKDQITRLPERAREVVEYRKSGLSLNHIQGCSLGCAYCIRHTYGLWDENQPVALMSDAQAVEELVNHRYFQPHVTPIQVFNRATEPFLPKVRPHTFTVLEELDARELTNHVLVITRHQLKPYDIDRLNQLRHLKVTLLFTYSGIDNQKIEPYPSHVAADSLKLMSAPFLRKYRTVLYWRPLVPGLNDTDEHLAAAHELSKHADATVFTGLFYRGEIADYYKANGIPEPYEDTARRKIVPETLEQRVLDTFSNSTALFRKTSCAVSYAHNLPDYNGHYGIRELCDICPLSQLELCANAHQVPTAEDVHQVARVLPEADKIQVVDISERAAIVRGLDVEQPRYFLQHALGFQVHDQRHPHHANRHGRADIGWKEATA, from the coding sequence ATGATCCCGGTACCCCTGCTGACCAAGGACCAAATCACCCGCCTGCCTGAGCGTGCCCGAGAGGTGGTCGAGTACCGCAAGAGCGGTCTGAGCTTGAACCACATCCAGGGCTGTTCGCTCGGGTGTGCCTACTGCATCCGGCACACGTACGGGTTGTGGGACGAGAACCAACCCGTTGCCCTCATGTCCGACGCCCAGGCCGTCGAAGAGCTGGTCAACCACCGCTACTTCCAGCCGCACGTCACGCCGATCCAGGTGTTCAACCGGGCTACCGAGCCCTTCTTGCCGAAGGTGCGGCCACACACCTTCACTGTGCTCGAGGAGCTGGACGCCCGCGAGCTGACCAACCACGTCCTCGTCATCACCCGGCACCAGCTCAAGCCGTACGACATCGACCGGCTGAACCAGCTCCGGCACCTCAAGGTGACGCTGCTGTTCACGTACTCCGGGATCGACAATCAGAAGATCGAGCCGTATCCGTCGCACGTGGCGGCCGACTCGCTGAAGCTCATGAGCGCGCCGTTCCTCAGAAAGTACCGGACAGTCCTCTACTGGCGTCCGCTCGTTCCGGGTCTGAACGACACGGACGAGCACCTGGCCGCTGCCCACGAGTTGAGCAAGCACGCCGACGCCACCGTCTTTACCGGCTTGTTCTACCGGGGCGAGATTGCCGACTACTACAAGGCCAACGGCATCCCCGAGCCTTACGAGGACACCGCCAGGCGGAAGATCGTGCCCGAGACGCTTGAACAGCGCGTGCTTGACACCTTCTCGAACTCGACTGCCCTGTTCCGCAAGACATCCTGTGCCGTCTCGTACGCGCACAACCTGCCGGACTACAACGGCCACTACGGCATCCGGGAACTCTGCGACATCTGCCCGCTGAGTCAGCTTGAACTCTGCGCCAACGCTCACCAGGTGCCGACCGCTGAAGACGTACACCAAGTGGCCCGCGTGTTGCCCGAAGCCGACAAGATTCAGGTCGTAGACATCAGCGAACGGGCGGCCATCGTGCGCGGCCTGGACGTCGAGCAGCCTCGGTATTTCCTTCAGCACGCGCTCGGCTTCCAGGTGCACGACCAACGCCACCCGCACCACGCGAACCGTCATGGACGCGCGGACATCGGATGGAAGGAAGCGACAGCATGA
- a CDS encoding helix-turn-helix transcriptional regulator, translated as MSNGTTGVDEARNALGKRLRELRIAAKLSGKELAESLSWVGSKISKIENGKQSPTDDDIRDWTRATKSEDQTSSLLAALHNLELQHAEWQRVLKAGMKSHQLTLSQLDERTKFYRGFENTVIPGLTQTPEYARARFAQVVMVHRVPNDINEAVKVRMQRQEMLYRPEKRFHFVITEAALRYRLVSRDIMIGQLDRLMAMTSMRNVKLGIIDFKTQYVTDPRHGFWVYDDHLVQFESYSAEINLRQPQEIELYSGIFEHLAAVASYGSEARAIISRVMHELAGEAEDAGS; from the coding sequence ATGAGCAACGGGACGACCGGCGTTGACGAAGCACGCAACGCGCTGGGCAAACGACTCCGCGAGCTTCGGATAGCCGCCAAGCTATCCGGTAAAGAGCTCGCGGAGTCTTTGTCATGGGTAGGCTCCAAAATCTCGAAGATCGAGAACGGCAAGCAGTCGCCGACCGATGACGACATCAGGGACTGGACGAGAGCCACAAAATCAGAAGATCAGACTTCAAGCCTTCTCGCCGCTCTCCATAACCTTGAGCTTCAACACGCCGAGTGGCAGCGAGTACTTAAGGCAGGCATGAAGTCCCACCAGCTCACGCTGTCGCAGCTGGACGAAAGGACCAAGTTCTACCGCGGATTCGAGAACACGGTCATTCCCGGACTTACCCAGACGCCCGAGTATGCCCGTGCTCGCTTCGCTCAGGTTGTCATGGTGCACAGGGTGCCTAACGACATTAACGAAGCGGTGAAGGTGCGGATGCAGCGCCAGGAGATGCTGTATCGGCCCGAAAAGCGCTTCCACTTCGTCATCACTGAAGCCGCACTGCGCTACCGGCTGGTCTCGCGGGACATCATGATTGGCCAGCTTGACCGGCTGATGGCCATGACCTCGATGCGTAACGTCAAGCTCGGGATCATCGACTTCAAGACCCAGTACGTCACCGATCCCCGACACGGCTTCTGGGTCTACGACGACCACCTTGTGCAGTTCGAGTCGTACTCGGCGGAGATCAACCTTCGCCAGCCGCAGGAGATCGAGCTGTACTCGGGCATCTTCGAGCACTTGGCAGCCGTCGCCAGCTACGGCAGCGAGGCACGGGCGATCATCAGCCGCGTCATGCACGAACTGGCCGGCGAGGCCGAAGACGCTGGCTCCTAA
- a CDS encoding DUF6879 family protein, with product MGQLTFIEPGPEFAKLFETFEHTAYRLETRDQYNIPREAEPLRKFLTGEPDVSYHESWSNMVRQATAEGRQFSRVRVVSFPLTDYTRFAMWVAGYTREAGDDIRYITREQAASLPDYDYWLFDSRKLLKMRFTDDDQFLGGEVIEDPAEIVQHNYWRDAAQHHAIDRDEFVAKHEQRDDRR from the coding sequence ATCGGACAACTGACCTTCATCGAGCCGGGCCCGGAGTTCGCCAAGCTCTTCGAGACCTTCGAGCACACGGCCTACCGGCTGGAGACGCGCGATCAGTACAACATCCCTCGTGAGGCTGAGCCGCTCCGGAAGTTCCTCACCGGAGAGCCGGACGTGTCGTACCACGAGAGCTGGTCGAACATGGTTCGTCAAGCAACGGCCGAAGGGCGCCAGTTCTCCCGTGTGCGGGTGGTGAGCTTCCCGCTTACCGACTACACCCGCTTCGCCATGTGGGTCGCCGGCTACACCCGCGAAGCGGGTGACGACATCCGCTACATCACCCGCGAGCAGGCAGCCAGCCTGCCGGATTACGACTACTGGCTGTTCGACTCCCGCAAGCTGCTCAAGATGCGCTTCACCGACGACGACCAGTTCCTCGGCGGGGAGGTCATCGAAGACCCTGCCGAGATCGTCCAGCACAACTACTGGCGTGATGCCGCTCAGCACCACGCCATCGACCGAGATGAGTTTGTCGCCAAGCATGAGCAACGGGACGACCGGCGTTGA
- a CDS encoding ImmA/IrrE family metallo-endopeptidase — protein sequence MYRRPRAVVEAERFLEQYGTTSPPVPVEEIAAWLGIQVVRAPSSGSESAFLVRDGRRTIIGVNSRQTRRRQRFSIAHELGHWQLHDGRPLIVDHTIRINKRDDLSSAATDIEEIEANSFAAGLLMPKNWVQASADREQLLGVVDRDQLTLSLAKEFDVSTEAIRFRLINLGIFSG from the coding sequence ATGTATAGGCGCCCGCGTGCAGTTGTAGAAGCTGAGCGGTTTCTTGAGCAATATGGAACGACATCACCCCCCGTTCCCGTAGAGGAGATTGCCGCCTGGCTGGGAATCCAAGTCGTGCGTGCACCCTCCAGCGGCTCCGAGTCAGCCTTCCTTGTAAGAGACGGAAGGAGGACGATCATTGGAGTCAACAGTCGTCAAACTCGCCGAAGGCAACGGTTTTCAATCGCGCATGAACTTGGGCATTGGCAGTTACACGACGGTCGCCCGCTGATTGTGGATCACACGATCAGGATTAACAAGCGGGATGACCTCTCCAGCGCCGCGACTGACATCGAGGAGATTGAGGCAAACTCCTTCGCAGCCGGCCTACTCATGCCTAAGAACTGGGTCCAAGCGTCAGCAGACCGCGAACAACTGCTCGGCGTTGTTGATCGCGACCAATTGACCCTAAGTCTTGCAAAAGAGTTTGATGTGAGCACCGAAGCCATACGCTTCAGGTTGATCAACCTGGGTATCTTTAGCGGCTAA
- a CDS encoding helix-turn-helix transcriptional regulator, with amino-acid sequence MEWSEAQTNEFYSVVGNKIKEIRTRAKVTQTDLAKALGLTRSSVANIEAGRQRLQLHGLVQAATVLRVPIDHLVYTPDFDQNSLVAIADIDKQPATTADFLSAVVRRAGSA; translated from the coding sequence ATGGAATGGTCAGAAGCCCAGACGAACGAGTTTTACTCCGTCGTGGGCAACAAGATTAAAGAGATCCGAACCCGCGCAAAGGTTACGCAAACCGATCTCGCGAAGGCGCTCGGGCTCACGAGATCGTCAGTCGCCAATATCGAAGCAGGGCGTCAGCGTCTCCAACTTCACGGGCTTGTACAGGCGGCAACCGTCTTAAGGGTGCCAATCGACCACCTTGTTTATACGCCTGACTTCGACCAGAACAGCCTTGTCGCGATCGCTGACATCGACAAGCAACCCGCCACGACCGCGGACTTCCTTAGCGCGGTCGTCCGACGCGCTGGAAGTGCATAA
- a CDS encoding DUF2188 domain-containing protein produces the protein MTGENDRDVVPNKQRGGWDVKAPGASRASSHHGTQADAIDRGRQVVHNAGGGELRIHGANGKIRDSDTIAPGNDPNPPKDRK, from the coding sequence TTGACGGGCGAGAACGATCGGGACGTTGTCCCGAACAAGCAGCGCGGGGGCTGGGACGTGAAGGCGCCAGGTGCCTCGCGAGCGAGCAGCCACCACGGTACCCAGGCTGACGCGATCGACCGCGGCCGACAGGTCGTCCACAACGCTGGAGGTGGCGAGCTCCGCATCCACGGCGCCAACGGGAAGATCCGGGACTCCGACACGATCGCGCCGGGCAACGACCCGAACCCGCCGAAAGACCGCAAGTAG
- a CDS encoding resolvase: MEPAEDGHEKVTTIEGRTASPGYVRTALTDNQVGEVVAAYRSGETAKELARRYDVHVNTIKRALRRRGVRKLALHTRDSDTLD, from the coding sequence ATGGAACCCGCCGAAGACGGTCACGAGAAGGTCACGACGATCGAGGGCAGGACAGCCTCACCTGGCTACGTCCGCACCGCCTTGACCGACAACCAAGTCGGCGAGGTCGTCGCCGCCTACAGGTCTGGTGAGACAGCCAAGGAGCTTGCGAGGCGCTACGACGTGCACGTCAACACGATCAAGCGAGCACTACGGAGGCGCGGAGTGCGGAAGCTCGCACTTCACACCAGGGACTCGGACACGTTGGACTGA
- a CDS encoding diguanylate cyclase produces MRNGDGASRVVPRFRDVFVSPRRWALWRQGPRVVTYCLVSEVLAVVLTLKPSPIEVDRRTLAILGVLLALGVLQSETGRRVERIRRRVSGTPHINMTSVWTFAGVLLLPPLLLAVLVGGLYLHLALRSWYRLQRVPASRTISNAAIILLSCYAAQGVLRLAGLDDVRSAMSHPWPGTFAVAGAGATFFVVNALLVLPARREIGRTSEALFGTWADNGLEVATLCLGALNAVAIAMLPGLVVLVLPPLLLLHRTVLVRQLEVAAHRDDKTGLYNTSGWHAQAERTLAGAARQRGTFGLLMLDLDHFKQVNDTYGHLAGDAVLKAVAEAIIAAVRGRGDAVGRFGGEEFVVLLPGIAHPDISAVAERIRRAISALTVPVGKLRVTGLSVSIGIAAYPTAGTALQRLLDAADTALYHAKATGRNKVVHVADLV; encoded by the coding sequence ATGCGGAACGGCGATGGAGCATCGCGCGTTGTACCACGCTTTCGTGACGTCTTCGTCTCGCCACGGCGCTGGGCGCTGTGGCGGCAAGGCCCGCGCGTGGTCACGTACTGCCTGGTCAGCGAGGTGCTGGCGGTGGTGCTGACGCTGAAGCCGTCGCCCATCGAAGTCGATCGCCGGACGCTGGCGATCCTCGGGGTCCTGCTGGCGCTCGGCGTCCTGCAGTCGGAGACGGGCCGCCGGGTCGAGCGCATCCGCCGCCGCGTCTCGGGCACGCCGCACATCAACATGACGTCGGTCTGGACGTTCGCCGGAGTGCTGCTGTTGCCGCCGCTGCTGCTCGCGGTGCTGGTCGGCGGCTTGTACCTGCACCTGGCGCTGCGCAGCTGGTACCGCCTGCAGCGCGTCCCGGCCTCCCGGACGATCAGCAACGCGGCGATCATCCTGCTGTCCTGCTACGCGGCCCAGGGTGTGCTCCGCCTGGCCGGCCTCGACGACGTCCGCTCGGCGATGAGCCACCCGTGGCCGGGCACCTTCGCGGTAGCAGGAGCCGGCGCGACGTTCTTCGTGGTCAACGCGCTGCTGGTGCTGCCCGCGCGCCGGGAGATCGGCCGGACCTCGGAGGCGCTGTTCGGCACGTGGGCCGACAACGGCCTGGAGGTGGCCACGCTGTGCCTGGGCGCGTTGAACGCGGTGGCGATCGCGATGCTGCCGGGCCTGGTGGTCCTGGTCCTGCCCCCGCTGCTGTTGCTGCACCGCACCGTCCTGGTGAGACAGCTGGAGGTGGCGGCCCACCGGGACGACAAGACGGGCCTGTACAACACGAGCGGCTGGCACGCCCAGGCCGAGCGCACGCTGGCCGGCGCGGCCCGCCAGCGTGGCACGTTCGGGCTGTTGATGCTGGACCTGGACCATTTCAAGCAGGTCAACGACACATACGGCCACCTGGCCGGTGACGCGGTGCTCAAAGCGGTGGCCGAGGCGATCATCGCGGCGGTCCGCGGCCGCGGCGACGCGGTGGGCCGCTTCGGCGGCGAGGAGTTCGTCGTGCTGCTGCCCGGGATAGCCCACCCGGACATCAGCGCGGTGGCCGAGCGAATCCGCCGCGCGATCAGCGCACTGACAGTCCCGGTGGGCAAGCTGCGGGTCACGGGCCTGTCGGTATCGATAGGCATAGCCGCGTACCCCACAGCGGGAACGGCGTTACAACGACTACTGGACGCCGCGGACACCGCTCTCTACCACGCGAAAGCCACGGGCAGGAACAAGGTGGTCCACGTAGCGGACCTGGTCTAG